The following coding sequences lie in one Treponema sp. OMZ 790 genomic window:
- a CDS encoding coenzyme F420-0:L-glutamate ligase: MKKFVGTTSRGLIAPIIREGDDIASIAADTLLNAAKAEGFTINDRDILSITESVVARAQGNYAAADDIAADIKAKFGDSCIGLIFPILSRNRFSVCLEGIARSKNKLIIMLSYPSDEVGNHLIDPDVFEDSDVNPWTNSFTREEFRSKFGDHKHKFTGMDYIEYYDSIIKKHNPESFVILSNDPKKIIEYTDSVLACDIHTRNRTKKLLKKAGAKTVLGLDDILSSSVNGSGFNSAYGLLGSNKSGDDRIKLFPHNAQVIVDKIQTIIKEKTGKTIEVMVYGDGAFKDPIGKIWELADPVVSPAYTKGLEGKPNEVKLKYLADNNFKDLNEEEQKQKIAEYIEKHQKETSHIDSMESQGTTPRRLIDLIGSLSDLTSGSGDKGTPIIFIQGYFDKYTG, translated from the coding sequence ATGAAGAAATTTGTAGGAACTACATCGCGGGGTCTAATCGCTCCCATTATACGGGAAGGCGACGATATCGCATCCATTGCAGCCGACACCCTTTTAAATGCGGCAAAAGCAGAAGGGTTTACAATAAATGACAGAGATATACTTTCAATTACCGAATCTGTTGTTGCCCGTGCTCAAGGTAACTATGCAGCAGCTGACGATATAGCGGCCGATATAAAAGCAAAATTCGGAGACTCATGCATAGGCTTAATCTTCCCGATTTTGAGCCGGAACCGTTTTTCGGTTTGTTTAGAAGGCATAGCCCGCTCAAAAAATAAACTCATCATAATGCTAAGCTATCCAAGCGATGAGGTAGGAAACCACCTGATAGATCCGGATGTTTTTGAAGACTCCGATGTAAATCCATGGACAAATTCCTTTACCAGAGAAGAATTTAGAAGCAAATTTGGAGACCACAAACATAAATTTACCGGGATGGACTATATAGAATATTATGACTCGATAATCAAAAAACACAACCCCGAATCCTTTGTAATCTTATCCAATGACCCTAAAAAAATAATCGAATATACCGATTCGGTTTTAGCCTGTGACATTCATACCCGAAACAGAACAAAAAAACTATTAAAAAAGGCAGGAGCAAAAACAGTTTTGGGCCTTGACGATATTTTAAGCAGCTCAGTAAACGGAAGCGGTTTTAACTCGGCTTACGGCCTATTAGGCTCCAATAAGTCGGGGGATGACAGGATAAAACTCTTCCCTCATAACGCCCAAGTCATTGTCGATAAGATTCAGACAATAATAAAGGAAAAAACAGGAAAAACGATTGAAGTAATGGTTTACGGCGACGGAGCTTTTAAAGATCCGATAGGCAAAATCTGGGAACTGGCGGATCCTGTTGTTTCGCCGGCTTATACAAAAGGTCTTGAGGGCAAACCCAATGAGGTAAAGCTAAAATATTTGGCTGACAATAACTTTAAAGACCTAAATGAAGAAGAGCAAAAACAAAAAATTGCCGAATATATCGAAAAGCATCAAAAAGAGACATCCCATATAGATTCTATGGAATCTCAAGGAACTACACCGAGACGGCTTATTGATCTAATCGGCTCTCTTTCAGATTTGACATCGGGAAGCGGAGACAAGGGAACCCCCATAATATTTATACAAGGATATTTCGATAAATATACAGGTTAA
- the fliS gene encoding flagellar export chaperone FliS — MSYNSQAAAAYKETSVKTASPGSLILMLYTEGIKEINLAISKMNVPKIPAKDIEPINNHIIKAQEIITELMAALDMDIGGEIAANLLSIYSYFNQQLLTANLKKDYKPLMDVKSMMQELHDVWKQIIVSQPVPQRSAVSVGVNIAG; from the coding sequence ATGAGTTATAATAGTCAGGCTGCAGCGGCCTATAAGGAAACGAGTGTTAAAACGGCAAGTCCGGGCTCTCTTATTCTTATGCTTTATACTGAGGGGATAAAGGAAATAAACCTCGCAATTTCTAAAATGAATGTGCCTAAAATTCCTGCAAAAGATATAGAACCGATTAACAATCATATAATTAAGGCTCAAGAGATTATAACCGAGCTTATGGCTGCCTTGGATATGGATATCGGAGGAGAAATAGCTGCAAATCTGCTTTCTATTTATTCATATTTTAATCAACAGCTTTTAACGGCAAATTTAAAAAAGGATTATAAACCTTTGATGGATGTAAAATCTATGATGCAGGAATTACATGATGTATGGAAGCAGATTATTGTGTCACAGCCTGTACCCCAAAGATCTGCAGTTTCTGTAGGTGTAAACATAGCGGGTTAA
- a CDS encoding flagellar biosynthesis protein FlgN, whose product MKKTLSRQEIDQRVAVLKRFKELLQEQRKKFSDYLVVLETQERSIHNDNIDALVHHTELEQSIIGDIFTIQKVIDPIEEMYRFGMPDKDDTEVVKLKSDLDKLQVQVIDQNKKNRELLQSRIADLRQEMISIKPDYRYTVQALLKQESPAGLVDISI is encoded by the coding sequence ATGAAAAAAACATTGAGCCGTCAGGAAATAGATCAAAGAGTCGCCGTTCTTAAAAGATTTAAAGAGCTGTTACAAGAACAAAGAAAAAAATTCAGTGATTATCTTGTAGTTCTTGAAACCCAAGAAAGAAGTATACACAATGACAACATAGATGCCCTTGTTCATCACACCGAATTGGAACAGTCCATAATCGGGGATATTTTTACGATTCAAAAGGTAATAGACCCTATAGAAGAAATGTACCGCTTCGGTATGCCCGATAAGGACGATACCGAAGTTGTAAAACTGAAATCGGATCTTGATAAACTTCAAGTTCAGGTTATAGATCAAAACAAAAAAAACCGGGAACTTTTGCAATCCAGAATAGCTGATTTAAGGCAAGAAATGATATCCATAAAACCGGATTACAGATATACCGTACAAGCTCTTTTAAAGCAAGAATCTCCTGCCGGTTTAGTGGATATCAGTATTTAG
- a CDS encoding DUF1007 family protein produces MVIKSKKSILVFIFLILISFQSFSHPHMWFTSSLEVIFSGKTLKGAYVTWTFDRFFSADIISGFDLNGDGVFNAKETADVYENAFSYSENFYYFTFIRQGEKRTTPEHIEKSSFSVWQNKGILSYRFFIDLSKFKGKEIFLACYDYTFFCDITYPKNTAVKFIHDKSLIQPAYTIIENKNYPVYYDPLGAMDDNRIYYKWAPGLNTYYPKEVRIRF; encoded by the coding sequence ATGGTCATAAAATCAAAAAAATCTATATTGGTATTTATATTTTTAATCTTAATAAGTTTTCAGTCCTTTTCTCATCCCCATATGTGGTTTACAAGCTCTCTCGAAGTAATTTTTTCGGGGAAAACTTTAAAAGGAGCGTATGTTACATGGACCTTTGACAGATTTTTTAGCGCAGACATAATAAGCGGCTTCGATTTAAACGGAGACGGCGTATTCAATGCAAAAGAAACCGCCGATGTATATGAAAATGCTTTTAGTTATTCCGAAAATTTTTATTATTTTACATTTATAAGGCAAGGAGAAAAAAGGACAACTCCTGAACACATTGAAAAATCTTCTTTTTCGGTTTGGCAAAATAAAGGAATTTTAAGCTACCGATTTTTCATAGATCTGAGCAAATTTAAAGGAAAAGAAATATTTTTAGCCTGTTATGATTACACTTTTTTTTGCGATATCACCTATCCTAAAAATACGGCGGTCAAATTCATACACGATAAAAGTCTGATACAGCCTGCATATACTATTATCGAAAACAAAAACTATCCGGTCTATTATGACCCTCTGGGGGCAATGGATGATAATAGGATATATTATAAATGGGCTCCCGGTCTTAACACCTACTATCCTAAGGAAGTGAGAATTAGGTTTTAA
- a CDS encoding metal-dependent transcriptional regulator produces the protein MNKRTHVAGTITSSKEDYLERIYDLSLIDEKVRSIDVARALNVSRASVNKSLGGLKDDGYIEQEPYGTITLTKKGRAIAKDVRMRHNALRAFLTQVLKVDYEIADMDACEMEHAISKHTADKLYAYLKKLGITEEESGK, from the coding sequence ATGAATAAACGAACACATGTAGCAGGAACTATTACTTCTTCAAAAGAAGATTATCTTGAGCGGATTTATGACTTGTCTTTGATTGATGAAAAGGTAAGATCTATCGATGTTGCCCGCGCATTGAATGTTTCTCGAGCAAGCGTTAATAAATCTCTTGGGGGACTAAAAGATGACGGATATATTGAGCAAGAGCCTTATGGAACCATTACCTTAACAAAAAAAGGAAGGGCTATTGCAAAGGACGTCCGTATGAGGCACAATGCTCTCAGAGCGTTTTTAACGCAAGTTCTTAAAGTAGATTATGAGATTGCAGATATGGATGCCTGCGAAATGGAACATGCAATAAGCAAACATACGGCAGATAAGCTTTATGCTTATTTAAAAAAATTGGGTATAACCGAAGAAGAGTCCGGTAAATAA
- a CDS encoding regulatory iron-sulfur-containing complex subunit RicT, translating into MDYDINENNIDDIESLEDGVQKPLKTSSNPNDFPQPLYELNLDYSKESFYATASENQEFKAGDFVLVPTRYGNDVARFGGIVKTPINANPDEVVNIIRKINAEEEIILDENNKKEKEAAKIFKEKVALNNLEMKFIGCHFLFDEPKVLFFFSADTRIDFRKLVKDLVAVFKIRVELRQIGVRDESRIIGGLGCCGRPYCCHNVTDKLKPVSIKMAKEQNLSLNSSKISGQCGRLLCCLSYEYDWYAETRKAMPPEGARFPYDGTTFKITEVNLLTQMVSLLGEDGRILSLPSKRIVNIGGKWQVK; encoded by the coding sequence ATGGATTATGATATTAATGAAAATAATATAGACGATATTGAATCTCTTGAAGATGGGGTTCAAAAACCTTTAAAAACAAGCTCAAATCCTAACGATTTTCCTCAGCCCCTGTATGAGCTAAACTTGGACTATTCAAAAGAAAGTTTCTATGCAACAGCCTCTGAAAATCAGGAATTCAAGGCCGGTGACTTTGTCCTTGTACCCACAAGATACGGAAATGATGTCGCAAGATTCGGCGGCATAGTAAAAACTCCCATAAACGCCAATCCCGACGAGGTTGTAAATATCATCCGGAAAATAAACGCCGAAGAAGAAATTATTTTAGACGAAAACAATAAAAAAGAAAAAGAAGCTGCCAAAATTTTCAAAGAAAAAGTAGCTTTAAACAATTTGGAAATGAAATTTATAGGCTGTCATTTTCTATTTGATGAACCCAAGGTCTTATTCTTTTTTAGTGCAGACACCCGTATCGATTTTAGAAAATTGGTAAAAGACTTGGTTGCAGTCTTTAAAATAAGGGTTGAACTAAGGCAAATAGGAGTTAGGGATGAATCCCGCATCATAGGAGGACTCGGCTGCTGCGGCCGCCCCTATTGCTGCCATAACGTAACCGATAAACTCAAACCCGTCTCAATAAAAATGGCAAAAGAACAAAATCTGTCTCTTAATTCATCCAAAATATCCGGGCAATGCGGCAGACTTCTATGCTGCCTTTCTTACGAATATGACTGGTACGCAGAGACCCGAAAAGCCATGCCGCCTGAAGGAGCAAGATTCCCATACGACGGCACAACCTTCAAGATTACCGAGGTAAACCTTCTAACCCAAATGGTCTCCCTATTAGGCGAAGACGGCAGAATCCTTTCCCTGCCCTCAAAACGCATAGTTAATATCGGCGGGAAATGGCAGGTAAAATAA
- a CDS encoding YaaR family protein produces MGNSVDTSNYVSALNTAAPLIAKDSPLQKNQTRKTDEAKSKKQKTFLDTILSTETLESEESYYEKRLEGLNPEERKKAVDDIIALLQDDVYSSGANLADNVNAETISKYKKAVKDFVRFAVKNSLDAKAVTSGGINPLKQRNYVIVKVIDEKIDKLTQELLFNQLEKLQILAKLDEIKGLLINLTT; encoded by the coding sequence ATGGGAAACTCTGTGGATACAAGCAACTATGTTTCCGCTCTTAATACAGCAGCACCCCTGATAGCAAAAGACTCACCTCTTCAAAAAAATCAGACACGAAAAACGGATGAAGCTAAATCAAAAAAACAAAAGACTTTTTTGGATACGATTTTAAGCACGGAAACCTTGGAATCGGAAGAATCGTATTACGAAAAAAGACTTGAAGGCCTTAATCCCGAAGAAAGAAAAAAAGCTGTGGATGATATCATAGCTCTTTTGCAGGATGACGTTTACTCAAGCGGAGCTAATTTGGCTGATAATGTAAATGCCGAAACAATCAGCAAATATAAAAAGGCAGTAAAAGACTTTGTCCGATTTGCAGTCAAAAATTCGCTTGATGCAAAGGCTGTAACTTCGGGAGGGATAAATCCCCTAAAACAGCGTAATTACGTAATAGTAAAAGTTATTGACGAAAAAATAGACAAATTAACACAGGAGCTTTTATTTAATCAACTCGAAAAACTGCAAATTTTGGCAAAGCTGGATGAAATAAAAGGTCTTTTAATTAACTTAACAACATAG
- a CDS encoding polymer-forming cytoskeletal protein: protein MAEFTDDISINTIVGPGTFVNGSLSVPGFLRVDGDINGDIKTPGRVIVAENARVRGNIHAKSITIGGMVQGDVIAPESVVILSTGLVLGSVLTKKIRLDDDVFLHGYCFAVDNQSEFEKAEKEYKNRQGLAASALVHSR, encoded by the coding sequence ATGGCCGAATTCACTGACGATATTTCCATCAACACCATTGTAGGGCCCGGAACATTTGTAAACGGAAGTTTAAGTGTGCCCGGCTTTTTGCGTGTGGACGGAGATATAAACGGAGACATAAAAACTCCCGGAAGAGTTATAGTTGCAGAAAACGCCAGAGTCCGCGGCAACATACATGCCAAATCGATAACCATAGGCGGAATGGTTCAAGGCGATGTTATAGCCCCGGAAAGTGTGGTAATCTTATCAACAGGCCTTGTTTTAGGCTCGGTCTTGACAAAAAAAATACGCTTGGACGATGATGTATTTTTGCACGGCTACTGCTTTGCCGTAGATAATCAAAGCGAATTTGAAAAAGCGGAAAAAGAATATAAAAACAGGCAAGGCCTTGCTGCCTCTGCTCTTGTTCATTCCAGGTGA
- a CDS encoding M23 family metallopeptidase: protein MSRTRTYKRAENNLVRYVNELFKAFCGAVSKGIMKFINGGRKKLTIMVVPHSQKKVVNFQASIFSIIFVSVLLVGILASFFWFTTESIASARKLANLKEETRKTQASLNVLKNETNDLLKNAKNFQSTLSSTLTSLGLQSIMETGAESDDSSDLSLLFNVQEQAQGTAREVSELKKLSAYLQDSIQPVQEMAKLMDTQTALFSDIPSLWPIKGGIGHITMAFGQNRHPFTGQWYIHTGIDLATGRSGDPIMATADGQVITVETDSGWGNYIIIKHKHGFYTRYAHLSSFRVTRGQHVQKGQVIGYVGNTGISTGPHLHYEVHIGSDVVDPMKYLNIKNTGRKK from the coding sequence GTGTCAAGAACACGAACATATAAACGAGCAGAAAACAATTTAGTACGGTATGTTAACGAACTTTTTAAAGCCTTCTGCGGCGCCGTATCTAAAGGTATAATGAAATTCATTAACGGCGGGCGCAAAAAACTTACCATCATGGTTGTTCCGCACTCGCAAAAGAAGGTTGTAAATTTTCAGGCAAGCATCTTTTCGATTATATTTGTTTCCGTCTTGCTTGTGGGTATTTTAGCTTCATTTTTTTGGTTTACAACCGAATCTATTGCATCGGCACGTAAACTTGCCAATTTAAAAGAAGAAACAAGAAAAACCCAGGCAAGCCTTAACGTTTTAAAAAACGAAACAAATGACCTTTTAAAAAATGCCAAGAATTTTCAATCCACTCTTTCTTCTACATTAACATCATTAGGTTTACAATCCATTATGGAGACCGGAGCAGAAAGCGATGATTCAAGCGACCTTTCTCTTCTTTTCAATGTCCAAGAACAAGCTCAAGGAACAGCACGGGAAGTAAGCGAACTAAAAAAACTTTCAGCCTATTTACAAGACTCCATTCAACCTGTACAGGAAATGGCAAAACTCATGGACACTCAAACAGCCCTCTTTTCGGATATTCCCAGTCTTTGGCCTATCAAAGGAGGTATCGGGCATATTACTATGGCCTTCGGCCAAAACCGCCATCCTTTTACCGGCCAATGGTACATCCATACAGGAATCGACCTCGCGACAGGCCGCTCAGGAGACCCGATTATGGCTACAGCTGACGGACAAGTTATTACCGTCGAAACGGATTCCGGTTGGGGAAACTACATTATCATCAAACATAAACACGGTTTTTATACAAGATATGCTCACCTAAGCTCGTTTAGAGTAACACGCGGACAGCATGTACAAAAAGGTCAGGTTATCGGCTATGTCGGAAACACCGGTATATCCACAGGACCTCACTTGCACTATGAAGTTCACATAGGTTCGGATGTTGTAGATCCAATGAAATATCTAAACATTAAAAACACCGGAAGAAAAAAATAA
- a CDS encoding phenylalanine--tRNA ligase subunit alpha: MDIKSIIKNLHPLEIKVLKNFKIGEYLDNKKLELKLSYKEGHANQVFSWLKMKGLIKETDRKKHIFFELTNIGTDFAEHGTPEQRILRLLKEKGELKLPEIAEALNLENKDVGSAFGILSKEGAVKMNEEKKAAFVQEPQSKRFKITVELLKKGLKTEGHIIAEEELDEEEREIINSIAKKRGAADSPYKIVERDSVVYGFTEDVPSLQKELEAEGITGDETGQLTADSLKTGSWKNQTFRSYNINLPPARIVAGRTNPYCDFLEGVKDKLVGLGFEEFDGPLVETDFWNSDALFMPQFHAARDIHDVYYIKNPTHAKSIEEPFLSRVAEAHETGGKTGSRGWNYSFDRNFTKRLLLRSQGTVLSAHQLAKAKIPGKYFGIARCFRYDKVDATHLSDFYQTEGIVLGNEVNLKTLLGILKMFAVEIAGATEVKYVGGYFPFTEPSIEVHIKHPVLGWFELGGSGILRPEVSRTMGVDVPVLAWGIGIDRMALMALGLNDLRELFSSDIEGVRLRK; encoded by the coding sequence ATGGATATCAAAAGTATTATAAAGAATCTTCATCCTCTTGAGATTAAGGTTTTAAAAAATTTTAAAATAGGCGAGTATCTTGACAACAAAAAACTTGAGCTTAAACTTTCATATAAAGAAGGACACGCAAATCAGGTTTTCTCATGGCTTAAAATGAAGGGGCTTATAAAAGAAACCGACCGTAAAAAACACATATTTTTTGAACTTACAAATATTGGAACAGATTTTGCCGAACACGGCACTCCGGAACAGAGAATTTTACGGCTTTTAAAAGAAAAAGGCGAGCTGAAGCTACCTGAAATCGCTGAAGCTCTCAATTTGGAAAATAAGGACGTAGGTTCGGCCTTCGGTATTCTTTCAAAAGAAGGCGCCGTTAAGATGAATGAAGAAAAAAAGGCCGCCTTTGTGCAAGAACCTCAGTCAAAACGCTTTAAAATAACTGTTGAGCTGTTGAAAAAAGGACTTAAAACCGAAGGCCATATCATAGCCGAGGAAGAACTGGACGAAGAAGAACGTGAAATTATTAACTCAATCGCAAAAAAACGCGGAGCCGCAGACAGCCCTTATAAAATTGTAGAGCGCGACTCTGTTGTTTACGGCTTTACTGAAGATGTTCCTTCTCTCCAAAAAGAGCTTGAAGCCGAGGGGATAACGGGCGATGAAACAGGTCAGCTTACAGCCGATAGTTTAAAAACCGGAAGCTGGAAAAACCAAACCTTCAGAAGCTACAATATAAATCTTCCGCCTGCCAGAATAGTTGCGGGAAGAACTAATCCCTATTGCGACTTTTTGGAGGGCGTAAAGGATAAGCTTGTAGGTTTGGGCTTCGAAGAATTTGACGGACCCCTCGTAGAAACCGACTTTTGGAATTCTGACGCTCTTTTTATGCCCCAATTTCATGCAGCCCGCGATATTCACGATGTTTATTACATAAAAAATCCGACCCATGCAAAGAGCATTGAAGAACCCTTTTTATCCCGTGTTGCCGAAGCCCATGAAACAGGCGGAAAAACGGGAAGCCGCGGCTGGAATTATTCCTTTGACAGAAACTTTACAAAACGCCTCTTATTAAGGAGCCAAGGCACTGTTCTTTCAGCCCATCAGCTTGCAAAGGCAAAAATTCCCGGAAAATATTTCGGTATAGCCCGATGTTTCCGTTATGATAAGGTCGATGCAACCCACTTATCGGACTTTTACCAAACCGAGGGCATAGTTTTAGGCAATGAGGTAAACTTAAAGACCCTGCTTGGAATCTTAAAAATGTTTGCCGTCGAAATAGCCGGAGCTACCGAGGTAAAATACGTCGGCGGTTACTTCCCCTTTACGGAACCTTCTATTGAAGTACACATAAAGCATCCCGTTTTGGGCTGGTTCGAGCTTGGCGGTTCAGGTATTTTACGCCCCGAAGTATCGAGAACGATGGGAGTCGATGTTCCGGTCTTGGCATGGGGAATAGGTATCGACCGAATGGCCCTGATGGCCCTAGGCTTAAACGACCTACGAGAACTGTTCAGCTCGGATATTGAGGGTGTCAGGCTGAGAAAGTAA
- a CDS encoding alpha-glucosidase, whose product MEWWNKRVFYQIYPRSFCDANNDGMGDIQGIISKLPYLKDLGIGAIWLSPVTASSDYDNGYDVSDYCDINPKFGTMDDFKELLKEADKLDIKIVMDLVINHTSDQHRWFIESKNPASPYHDYYIWKEPRLVKGKKMPPNNWDSLFLGPAWKYCEENGLYYLHLFTEKQPDLNYRNPAVIEEVKKILKFWLDMGVAGFRCDVINCIYKTSYEDAKKRKIKTGKEFYLSQKGCHDVLKELHRDVLKPYKAFTVGETMDVSLEEAKEFLDDELTLVFPFEHHTGVDCWFHIPVFKRKYKPFRMIRILKKWQTKMPWTPLFFENHDQTRSVSRFGDEGKYYKESAKMLATVLLTQKGTPFIYQGQEIGLTNTDFKSMDEIDDIATKNIYNTLRRFKFGKKRSFKMAMNYARDNARTPMPWDDSENGGFCTVKPWLRLNEKYKTINVKSNISDPDSCFNYYKRLIALRNSEEALQYGEIEFFNLGKDIFSYYRKKDDKTFLIISNMSGKVQKIKEEVKGLPILFNYKNFNPQQRILRPFEVIITRI is encoded by the coding sequence ATGGAATGGTGGAATAAGCGGGTTTTTTATCAAATATATCCTAGAAGTTTTTGTGATGCAAATAATGACGGCATGGGGGATATTCAGGGTATTATTTCCAAACTGCCTTATTTAAAAGATCTGGGAATAGGAGCGATTTGGCTTTCTCCTGTTACTGCTTCCTCCGATTATGACAACGGCTACGATGTTTCCGATTATTGCGATATCAATCCCAAATTCGGCACCATGGACGATTTTAAAGAACTTTTAAAAGAAGCGGATAAACTGGATATAAAGATTGTTATGGACTTGGTTATAAACCACACAAGCGATCAACACAGGTGGTTTATCGAATCTAAAAATCCGGCATCTCCTTATCACGATTACTATATATGGAAAGAGCCCAGACTTGTAAAAGGAAAGAAGATGCCGCCCAATAACTGGGACAGCCTTTTTTTGGGGCCGGCATGGAAGTATTGCGAAGAAAACGGACTTTATTATCTTCATCTTTTTACCGAAAAGCAGCCCGATTTAAACTACCGCAATCCCGCCGTAATTGAAGAGGTAAAAAAGATATTGAAATTTTGGCTGGATATGGGAGTCGCCGGTTTCCGCTGCGATGTTATAAACTGCATTTACAAAACTTCTTATGAAGATGCAAAAAAAAGAAAGATTAAAACGGGCAAAGAGTTTTATCTTTCGCAAAAAGGCTGTCACGATGTTTTAAAAGAGTTACATAGGGATGTTTTAAAACCCTATAAGGCTTTTACGGTCGGTGAAACTATGGATGTTTCTTTGGAAGAAGCTAAGGAATTCCTTGATGATGAATTGACTCTTGTGTTTCCTTTTGAGCATCACACGGGCGTAGACTGCTGGTTCCACATTCCCGTTTTTAAACGGAAATATAAGCCTTTCCGAATGATTAGAATTTTAAAAAAATGGCAGACTAAAATGCCGTGGACTCCTCTCTTTTTTGAAAACCATGATCAAACCCGCTCCGTTTCGCGTTTTGGAGATGAAGGAAAATACTATAAAGAAAGCGCAAAAATGCTTGCGACCGTTCTTTTAACCCAAAAGGGAACTCCCTTTATCTATCAGGGGCAGGAAATAGGACTTACCAATACCGATTTTAAGAGTATGGACGAGATAGACGACATAGCTACAAAAAATATTTATAACACTCTCCGCCGTTTTAAATTCGGTAAAAAAAGATCCTTTAAAATGGCTATGAATTATGCCCGTGATAACGCAAGGACTCCCATGCCTTGGGATGATTCGGAAAACGGAGGTTTTTGCACGGTAAAGCCTTGGCTCCGCCTTAACGAAAAATATAAAACGATAAATGTAAAGTCAAATATTTCCGATCCCGATTCTTGCTTTAATTATTATAAAAGATTGATAGCTTTAAGGAATTCGGAAGAAGCCTTGCAGTATGGAGAGATCGAATTCTTCAATTTGGGAAAAGATATTTTTTCTTATTACCGCAAAAAGGATGATAAAACATTTTTAATAATTTCAAACATGTCAGGGAAGGTTCAAAAAATAAAAGAAGAAGTTAAGGGGCTTCCGATATTATTTAATTATAAAAATTTTAATCCTCAGCAAAGAATTTTAAGACCCTTTGAGGTTATAATTACAAGAATTTAA
- a CDS encoding DUF3798 domain-containing protein: MKKRTLVFGVFLISLFVFVAGCNKDTEKQGAASADMKGPAYHIGIMTGTVSQSEDDLRGAEELIRLYGSVKDGGMIQHITYPDDFMSQQETTISQIVALSDDPKMKAIIVNQGIPGTAEAFKRVRERRPDILLLAGEAHEDPLVIQAAADMIGSQDFISRGYTIPWAAKQLGAKNFVHISFPRHMSYETLGLRRQIMEEACKDLGINFYFETAPDPTSDVGTAGAQQFILEKVPQWIEKYGKETAFFCTNDAHTEPLLKQLFAYGGMFVEADLPSPLMGYPGALGIDLAAEAGDFQKILKKVENSVVEKGGAGRFGTWAYSYGFTVSAGLGEYARRVIDGEAKKGNMADLAKAYGRFTPGAKWKSGAYIDASTGVRSKNQVLLFMDTYVMGQGYLPATEQDIPEKYFNIKFQK, translated from the coding sequence ATGAAAAAGAGAACTTTGGTATTCGGTGTTTTTCTGATATCGTTATTTGTTTTTGTTGCAGGCTGCAATAAAGATACCGAAAAACAGGGAGCTGCATCGGCAGATATGAAAGGTCCGGCATATCACATAGGAATTATGACCGGAACAGTATCGCAGTCTGAAGACGATTTGCGCGGAGCTGAAGAGCTTATCCGCCTTTACGGATCCGTAAAAGACGGAGGAATGATTCAGCACATCACCTACCCTGATGACTTTATGTCTCAGCAGGAAACAACAATCTCTCAGATTGTAGCTCTTTCCGATGACCCTAAAATGAAGGCTATCATCGTAAACCAGGGAATCCCGGGAACAGCAGAAGCCTTTAAGCGCGTTAGAGAAAGAAGACCCGACATCCTCTTATTGGCAGGCGAAGCTCACGAAGATCCGCTCGTAATTCAAGCTGCTGCCGATATGATCGGAAGCCAGGATTTTATTTCCCGCGGTTATACAATTCCTTGGGCTGCAAAACAGCTCGGTGCAAAGAATTTCGTTCATATTTCCTTCCCCAGACACATGTCCTATGAAACATTGGGTCTTCGAAGGCAAATTATGGAAGAAGCTTGCAAGGACTTAGGTATTAACTTCTACTTTGAAACAGCTCCCGACCCCACAAGTGATGTCGGAACAGCCGGTGCTCAGCAGTTCATTCTTGAAAAAGTACCCCAGTGGATTGAAAAATACGGAAAGGAAACAGCCTTTTTCTGTACAAATGATGCTCACACAGAACCCTTGTTAAAGCAGCTTTTTGCTTACGGCGGTATGTTTGTTGAAGCCGACCTTCCTTCTCCTTTAATGGGTTATCCCGGAGCTTTAGGTATTGATCTTGCTGCAGAAGCAGGAGATTTCCAGAAGATTCTTAAAAAGGTTGAAAATTCCGTTGTCGAAAAAGGCGGAGCAGGACGTTTCGGAACATGGGCATACTCCTATGGATTTACCGTTTCGGCAGGTTTGGGCGAATATGCTCGACGTGTTATAGACGGAGAGGCTAAGAAGGGAAATATGGCCGACTTGGCAAAGGCTTACGGAAGATTTACACCCGGAGCAAAATGGAAGAGCGGTGCTTACATTGATGCCAGCACAGGCGTTAGATCAAAGAATCAGGTACTCCTGTTTATGGATACCTATGTTATGGGTCAGGGCTACTTACCCGCAACAGAACAAGATATCCCCGAGAAATACTTCAATATTAAGTTTCAAAAATAA